A single region of the Marinobacter bohaiensis genome encodes:
- the purE gene encoding 5-(carboxyamino)imidazole ribonucleotide mutase: MQPQVGLIMGSKSDWPTMEHAANMLEKLGVTYEAKVVSAHRTPDLLFDYARTAAERGIQVIIAGAGGAAHLPGMVASQTPLPVLGVPVQSKALNGLDSLLSIAQMPGGVAVGTLAIGKAGATNAGLLAAQILGLNNADIRDAVEQFRSTQTQAVLDNPDPRAE; the protein is encoded by the coding sequence ATGCAGCCGCAAGTTGGTCTTATCATGGGCTCCAAGTCGGACTGGCCGACCATGGAGCATGCCGCCAACATGCTTGAGAAGCTTGGCGTCACCTACGAAGCAAAGGTGGTTTCCGCCCACCGCACTCCGGACCTGCTGTTCGACTACGCCCGCACCGCCGCTGAACGCGGCATTCAGGTAATCATTGCCGGCGCTGGTGGCGCCGCGCACCTGCCGGGCATGGTCGCCTCCCAGACGCCATTACCGGTACTGGGCGTTCCCGTCCAGTCCAAGGCACTCAACGGTCTGGATTCCCTGCTGTCCATCGCGCAGATGCCCGGCGGCGTGGCTGTCGGCACCCTGGCCATCGGCAAGGCGGGCGCGACCAATGCCGGCCTGCTTGCCGCCCAGATCCTGGGGCTCAATAATGCGGATATCCGCGATGCGGTGGAACAATTCCGGAGCACCCAGACCCAGGCTGTACTGGACAACCCGGACCCCCGGGCCGAGTAA
- a CDS encoding 5-(carboxyamino)imidazole ribonucleotide synthase has product MRIGVLGAGQLGRMLALSGYPLAKEFVFYDLSGSPSAGLGEVIIDRNHEYLKDFLSRVDRVTYEFEHLPVEVAESIAREKPVYPSPRALQVCQNREAEKTLFGSLGIPTPEWRIADSAGTLKKAAEELDCPVVAKSNTEGYDGKGQAVLRSPDEAAAAWESIGHERLIVEKFVDFQREVSIIAARGIDGELAFYPMAENVHSEGILRYSIAPAPRLNPDIREDAERYIRTLLNELDYVGVLALELFETADGLVANEMAPRVHNSGHWTMEGAFTSQFENHIRAVSGLPLGDTSPRGVSCMVNIIGEHGSIADILKLPYTHLHLYNKQERPGRKLGHVNVLADSYEELVWRARNCATFLPGTPELDCSLTRS; this is encoded by the coding sequence ATGCGTATTGGTGTACTTGGCGCCGGACAACTCGGGCGCATGCTCGCCCTTTCCGGTTACCCCCTGGCCAAAGAGTTTGTCTTCTACGACCTGTCCGGCAGTCCCAGTGCCGGTCTTGGCGAGGTCATCATCGACCGCAATCATGAATACCTCAAGGACTTCCTGTCCCGCGTCGACCGGGTAACGTACGAGTTCGAGCATCTGCCGGTGGAGGTCGCCGAAAGCATCGCCCGGGAGAAGCCGGTATACCCGTCACCGCGCGCCCTTCAGGTGTGCCAGAACCGGGAAGCGGAAAAGACCCTGTTCGGCAGCCTGGGCATCCCGACTCCGGAATGGCGCATCGCCGACAGCGCCGGGACCCTGAAGAAGGCGGCCGAGGAACTGGACTGCCCGGTGGTCGCCAAGTCCAACACCGAAGGTTATGACGGCAAGGGCCAGGCGGTCCTGCGCAGCCCGGACGAGGCCGCCGCAGCCTGGGAAAGCATCGGCCACGAACGGCTGATCGTCGAGAAGTTCGTCGATTTCCAGCGTGAGGTGTCCATCATTGCCGCACGCGGCATCGACGGTGAACTGGCGTTCTACCCCATGGCGGAAAACGTCCATAGCGAGGGCATTCTGCGCTATTCCATCGCCCCGGCACCGCGCCTGAACCCCGACATCCGGGAAGACGCCGAACGCTACATCCGCACGCTACTCAACGAGCTGGACTACGTCGGCGTGCTGGCCCTGGAACTGTTCGAAACCGCCGATGGCCTGGTGGCCAACGAGATGGCGCCACGCGTCCACAACTCCGGCCACTGGACCATGGAAGGCGCCTTCACCAGCCAGTTCGAGAACCATATCCGCGCCGTTTCCGGACTGCCTCTGGGCGACACCAGCCCCCGCGGTGTCAGCTGCATGGTCAACATCATCGGCGAGCACGGTTCGATCGCCGATATCCTCAAGCTGCCCTACACTCACCTGCACCTGTATAACAAGCAGGAACGCCCCGGCCGCAAACTGGGCCACGTCAACGTGTTGGCCGACAGCTACGAGGAACTGGTCTGGCGCGCCCGCAACTGCGCCACTTTCCTGCCCGGCACGCCGGAGCTGGACTGTTCACTGACCCGCTCCTGA
- a CDS encoding superoxide dismutase, protein MAFELPALPYEKNALEPHISQETLEYHYGKHHQTYVTKLNGMVEGTENADKSLEEIIKSAGPGGLFNNAAQVWNHTFYWNCLSPNGGGEPTGAAAEAISKTFGSFDAFKKEFNEKAAGNFGSGWTWLVKKADGSVAIVNTDDADTPVAGDDKPVLTVDVWEHAYYIDYRNSRPNYLEAFWNLVNWDFVNENLAG, encoded by the coding sequence ATGGCATTTGAACTTCCGGCACTGCCGTATGAAAAGAACGCACTTGAGCCGCACATCTCTCAGGAAACCCTGGAATACCATTACGGTAAGCACCATCAGACCTACGTCACCAAGCTGAACGGGATGGTTGAAGGCACCGAGAACGCGGACAAGTCTCTGGAAGAGATCATCAAGAGCGCCGGTCCGGGTGGCCTGTTCAACAACGCCGCCCAGGTCTGGAACCACACGTTTTACTGGAACTGCCTGAGCCCGAACGGCGGTGGTGAGCCGACAGGCGCCGCAGCCGAAGCCATCAGCAAGACTTTCGGTTCCTTCGACGCGTTCAAGAAGGAATTCAACGAAAAAGCCGCCGGCAACTTCGGCTCCGGCTGGACCTGGCTGGTCAAGAAGGCTGACGGCAGCGTTGCTATCGTCAACACCGACGACGCCGACACTCCGGTGGCCGGTGACGACAAGCCGGTGCTGACGGTCGACGTCTGGGAGCACGCGTACTACATCGACTACCGCAACTCCCGCCCGAACTACCTGGAAGCCTTCTGGAACCTGGTCAACTGGGATTTCGTCAACGAAAACCTGGCCGGCTAA
- a CDS encoding putative bifunctional diguanylate cyclase/phosphodiesterase has translation MTKKFQIEHRLGYRILRWVLLVALLSGIVLSTAQIIVDANRVSDDLDRQANQTLSLIRDAASQAVYSIDEDLAQQVVDGLFEQPAIRSASITHPDGEILAQNSRILLPADYRSLTDPIFGPERHYRVELTRGTESPVVYGYLEVSVDTVYSAASWLERATLTFLSGIARAIVLGLVLFFVFHILLTRPLFRIINSISRVDPEHPGDTLLEMPQGHRNDELGLWVNATNNLLVTITENQEKQAEAEARVNRLSRYDKLTGLPNRELLLAMLGTALEEHRRSGDTLATFCFGVDDFKSINEQNGYHMGDQLLQTIADRLSGDGPNGPLVAARLGGDQFVVVEQHLKDGYQCAATSEWLQRQVARPVRLAGRDIAVTATIGIALYPDDAEHSEQLLQRAEQTMTLAKTNGSNQFQFYVASVDQKIRDRKQLERDLYRALAEGEFHLVYQPQINLDSRRIIGAEALLRWDHPEHGPIPPDQFIPLAELSGSIVDIGQWVLDEACAQAARWASQGMPIRIAVNLSAVQLRQDDLVDSVLTTLRRHAIPPGRLELEVTETGFMEDLDSAIEKLVRLRNEGINIAVDDFGTGYSSLTYLKRLPVQHLKIDKQFVCDLLVNEEDTRIANTIIDLGKSLNLDVIAEGVETEEQEFYLHNRGCHLAQGYYFSKPLKPDDFASFITSFHRKITANSTEN, from the coding sequence ATGACCAAAAAGTTTCAGATAGAACACCGCCTCGGCTATCGCATTCTCCGCTGGGTTCTGCTGGTCGCGCTGCTCAGCGGCATCGTCCTGAGCACCGCACAGATCATTGTCGACGCCAACCGTGTGTCCGATGACCTGGACCGGCAGGCCAACCAGACCCTGTCACTGATCCGCGATGCCGCCAGTCAGGCGGTTTACAGCATCGATGAGGACCTGGCCCAGCAGGTGGTCGACGGTCTCTTCGAACAGCCCGCCATCCGTTCCGCCAGCATCACACACCCCGACGGCGAAATCCTGGCCCAGAACAGCCGCATCCTCCTGCCGGCTGACTATCGATCGCTTACCGACCCCATCTTCGGACCGGAACGGCACTACCGCGTCGAGCTGACCCGGGGCACCGAATCACCGGTGGTGTACGGTTACCTGGAAGTCAGCGTGGATACCGTCTACAGCGCCGCCTCCTGGCTTGAGCGGGCCACCCTCACCTTCCTTTCCGGCATTGCCCGGGCCATCGTGCTGGGCCTGGTGCTGTTCTTCGTCTTCCACATCCTGCTGACCCGCCCCCTGTTCCGGATCATCAACTCCATTTCACGGGTGGACCCGGAGCATCCCGGAGACACCCTGCTGGAGATGCCCCAGGGTCACCGCAACGACGAACTGGGGCTGTGGGTGAACGCCACCAACAACCTGCTGGTGACCATCACCGAGAACCAGGAGAAGCAGGCCGAGGCGGAAGCCCGGGTAAACCGGCTGTCCCGCTACGACAAACTGACCGGTCTCCCCAACCGGGAGCTGCTATTGGCCATGCTGGGCACTGCCCTGGAAGAGCACCGACGCAGCGGCGACACCCTGGCCACGTTCTGCTTCGGCGTCGACGACTTCAAGAGCATCAACGAGCAGAACGGCTACCACATGGGCGACCAACTGCTGCAGACGATAGCTGACCGGCTCAGCGGCGACGGCCCCAATGGCCCGCTGGTCGCGGCACGCCTGGGGGGCGACCAGTTCGTCGTGGTCGAGCAGCACCTCAAGGATGGCTACCAGTGCGCCGCCACCTCGGAGTGGCTGCAGCGTCAGGTGGCCCGCCCGGTGCGCCTTGCCGGTCGGGACATTGCGGTGACCGCCACTATCGGCATCGCCCTGTACCCCGACGACGCCGAACACAGCGAGCAGTTGCTGCAACGGGCCGAGCAAACCATGACCCTGGCCAAAACCAACGGCAGCAACCAGTTCCAGTTCTACGTCGCCAGCGTCGACCAGAAGATCCGCGACCGCAAGCAGCTGGAACGGGACCTGTATCGCGCCCTGGCCGAGGGTGAGTTCCACCTCGTCTACCAGCCCCAGATCAATCTCGACAGCCGGCGCATCATCGGCGCCGAGGCGTTGCTGCGCTGGGACCATCCCGAGCACGGCCCGATTCCACCCGACCAGTTCATTCCCCTGGCGGAACTGAGCGGCTCCATCGTCGACATCGGCCAGTGGGTGCTGGACGAAGCCTGTGCCCAAGCCGCCCGCTGGGCCAGCCAGGGGATGCCGATCCGCATCGCGGTCAACCTGTCGGCGGTACAGCTGCGCCAGGACGACTTGGTGGACTCGGTGCTCACCACCCTGCGCCGGCACGCCATCCCGCCGGGCCGGCTGGAGCTGGAAGTGACCGAAACCGGCTTCATGGAGGACCTGGACAGCGCCATCGAAAAACTGGTGCGCCTGCGCAACGAGGGCATCAACATTGCCGTGGACGACTTCGGCACCGGTTACTCGTCACTGACCTACCTCAAGCGCCTGCCGGTCCAGCATCTCAAGATCGACAAGCAATTCGTCTGCGACTTGCTGGTCAACGAAGAAGACACCCGGATCGCCAATACCATCATCGACCTCGGCAAGAGCCTCAACCTGGACGTCATCGCCGAAGGCGTGGAAACCGAGGAACAGGAGTTCTACCTGCACAACCGCGGCTGCCACCTCGCCCAGGGCTACTATTTCAGCAAACCTCTGAAACCCGACGACTTCGCCAGTTTCATCACCTCGTTTCACCGTAAAATCACAGCCAACTCAACCGAAAACTGA
- a CDS encoding LemA family protein — MTTTLIGLAVIAAVVIFVIAIYNRLVSLRNRFKNGFSQIDVQLQRRHDLIPNLVESTKAYMAHERNTLTEVMEARNQAVSAQKDAAGDPADGQRIQKLSSAENMLSRALANFYAVAENYPELKANETVQQMMEELSSTENRVAFARQAYNDEVMVYNTYREKFPNNVIAGFFAFKPSEQLQLENPEARQAPKVSF, encoded by the coding sequence ATGACGACGACGCTCATCGGCTTGGCGGTCATTGCCGCCGTAGTCATCTTTGTTATCGCCATCTACAACCGGCTGGTGTCCCTGCGCAACCGCTTCAAGAACGGCTTCTCGCAGATCGACGTCCAGCTCCAGCGCCGCCACGACCTGATTCCCAACCTGGTGGAATCCACCAAGGCGTATATGGCTCATGAGCGCAACACCCTCACCGAAGTCATGGAAGCCCGCAACCAGGCAGTGTCGGCCCAGAAAGACGCCGCCGGCGACCCGGCCGACGGCCAGCGCATCCAGAAACTGTCGTCCGCCGAGAACATGCTGTCCCGTGCCCTGGCCAACTTCTACGCCGTGGCCGAAAACTATCCAGAGCTGAAGGCCAACGAGACGGTCCAGCAAATGATGGAAGAGCTCTCCAGCACCGAGAACCGCGTCGCCTTCGCCCGTCAGGCCTATAACGACGAGGTCATGGTGTACAACACCTACCGCGAGAAATTCCCCAACAACGTGATCGCGGGCTTTTTTGCCTTCAAGCCCAGCGAGCAGCTGCAACTGGAGAATCCGGAAGCCCGTCAGGCGCCGAAAGTCAGCTTCTGA
- a CDS encoding M48 family metallopeptidase, producing MQKLGFFERQERARRNTSLLVLLFTVAVVLITLVVDLIGYLATRDIEPVPHFGAWLISKQGIYTSIAVVAVVGFGSLFRWIDLAGGGDRVARMVGARQLDPSSQDPDERRLRNVVEEMAIASGVPVPDLYVMDNETAINAFVAGYSASEAVMVVTHGTLTQLSRDELQGVVAHEFSHILNSDMRINVRLIALLAGILMIGQIGQFLLGSAGRRSYTSSRDDKGRGAMIAIGLALILVGYIGLFFGRLIQSAISRQREMLADASSVQFTRNPEGIASALYRIGQTSGYFQTTSHASDVNHMCFSETVRMRFASWLASHPPLEERINAIDPALLARFRNRRRDDIKPTQPSPGVSSTATGGASLQAGLSALTEPVIGARTSPLASGTRLSESAGAVTPANEAYAQRLLTQLPDNVRTLLYTRTGAIQYCYSLIFHDMSDAERTAALQHSPEQAALALDQDMMARFYPTLEALGDAIRLPALELAMPALRKLDPQERETLEAVMGRLARSDGRVTLFEFALLSFIRRHLTPAGRRPDRVRYRRFADVSASLGTLLSLAARSATETAEEAEACYQEAIAGFESQSVSLGPLRQKVSSRELLEALNQLRGLSPMLKPAIIDACGHCILRDGQVVVREYEILRLVADQLDCPMPPLPVSQAG from the coding sequence ATGCAGAAACTGGGATTCTTTGAACGGCAGGAGCGCGCCCGCCGCAACACATCGCTGCTGGTCCTCCTGTTCACCGTTGCCGTGGTCCTGATCACCCTGGTGGTGGACCTGATTGGTTATCTGGCAACCCGCGATATCGAACCGGTGCCGCATTTCGGCGCCTGGCTGATCTCCAAGCAGGGCATCTACACGTCCATTGCCGTGGTGGCCGTCGTCGGCTTCGGCTCGCTGTTCCGCTGGATCGACCTCGCCGGCGGCGGCGATCGCGTCGCCCGCATGGTGGGGGCGCGCCAACTGGACCCGTCCAGCCAGGATCCGGACGAGCGGCGTTTGCGCAACGTAGTGGAAGAAATGGCCATCGCCAGTGGCGTGCCCGTGCCGGACCTGTACGTGATGGACAACGAAACCGCCATCAACGCCTTTGTCGCCGGTTACAGCGCCAGCGAGGCCGTCATGGTGGTAACCCACGGCACCCTCACCCAACTCTCGCGAGACGAGCTCCAGGGTGTCGTCGCCCACGAGTTCAGCCATATCCTCAACTCGGACATGCGCATCAACGTGCGGCTGATCGCGCTGCTCGCCGGCATCCTGATGATCGGGCAAATTGGCCAGTTCCTGCTGGGCAGTGCCGGCCGGCGCAGCTACACCAGTTCCCGGGACGACAAGGGACGTGGTGCCATGATCGCCATCGGCCTGGCGCTGATACTGGTGGGGTACATCGGCCTGTTTTTCGGGCGCCTGATCCAGTCGGCCATCTCGCGCCAGCGGGAAATGCTGGCCGACGCCTCTTCGGTGCAGTTCACCCGCAACCCGGAAGGCATCGCCAGCGCGCTGTACCGCATCGGCCAGACCAGCGGCTATTTCCAGACCACCAGCCACGCCAGCGACGTGAACCACATGTGCTTCAGCGAAACCGTGCGCATGCGCTTCGCAAGCTGGCTGGCGTCCCACCCGCCGCTGGAGGAACGCATCAACGCCATCGATCCGGCACTGCTGGCACGCTTTCGCAACCGCCGCCGCGACGACATCAAACCCACGCAGCCATCGCCGGGCGTATCCTCGACGGCAACAGGCGGAGCCAGTCTCCAGGCGGGTCTGAGCGCCCTGACCGAGCCAGTGATCGGCGCCCGCACCTCACCTCTCGCCTCCGGCACGCGCCTGTCGGAAAGTGCTGGCGCGGTGACTCCGGCCAACGAAGCCTACGCCCAGCGTCTGCTGACCCAGCTGCCAGACAACGTCCGCACCCTGCTCTACACCCGCACCGGGGCGATCCAGTACTGCTACAGCCTGATCTTCCACGACATGTCGGACGCCGAACGGACCGCTGCGCTGCAACACTCGCCGGAGCAGGCGGCCCTGGCTCTCGACCAGGATATGATGGCCCGTTTCTATCCCACCCTGGAGGCATTGGGCGACGCCATCCGACTGCCTGCCCTGGAGCTGGCAATGCCGGCTCTGCGCAAGCTCGATCCACAGGAACGGGAAACGCTGGAAGCGGTGATGGGACGTCTGGCCCGGTCCGATGGCCGGGTGACCCTGTTCGAGTTTGCGCTACTCAGCTTTATCCGGCGTCACCTGACCCCCGCCGGCCGTCGCCCGGACCGGGTGCGCTACCGTCGCTTCGCGGATGTATCAGCGAGTCTGGGCACACTGCTGAGCCTGGCAGCCCGCTCAGCCACCGAGACAGCGGAGGAGGCAGAAGCCTGCTACCAGGAGGCTATCGCCGGCTTCGAGAGTCAGTCAGTGAGTCTGGGGCCGCTGCGACAGAAGGTCAGCTCGCGGGAACTTCTGGAGGCGCTGAATCAGCTGCGGGGCCTGTCGCCGATGCTCAAACCGGCGATCATCGATGCCTGCGGGCACTGCATCCTGCGGGATGGTCAGGTGGTGGTTCGGGAGTATGAAATCCTGCGACTGGTCGCCGATCAGCTCGACTGCCCCATGCCACCGCTGCCGGTCAGCCAGGCAGGCTGA